One window of the Luteolibacter sp. Y139 genome contains the following:
- a CDS encoding dicarboxylate/amino acid:cation symporter produces the protein MHLPRPRTPWYRVLYVQVITGVLLGILAGHFFPDTPQPGDWQASSLKPLADGFIRLIKMIIAPIVFCTVVHGLASMSDLKKLGRVGGKTLLYFEVVSTVALVIGLVVVNLLKPGAGFNVDVAALDPKIGQSYAEKAQSLGTVEFLLNIIPTSFFDAFVKGDLLQVLLLAILTAFALKTLGSRAPRVIHAIETVGQLFFGIMSIVVKVAPVGAFGAMAFTVGTYGLGSLNRLLALMGSFYLTAALFVCIVLGLIARCTGFSIFRFLAYIKEEILLVLGTSSSETALPGMMRKMQRLGCAPGTVGLVIPTGYSFNLDGTNIYMTMAAVFLAQATNTPLDLKQQISLLLVAMISSKGASGVTGAGFITLAATLAVVPGIPIASLALLVGIDRFMSECRAITNLIGNGVATVVISRWEKELTAGDLRARLLDSGPEPVAAIASGEDLPGN, from the coding sequence ATGCACCTCCCCCGTCCACGCACACCTTGGTATCGCGTCCTCTACGTCCAGGTAATCACTGGGGTTTTACTGGGCATCCTCGCCGGTCATTTCTTCCCGGACACCCCGCAGCCTGGAGACTGGCAGGCTTCGTCTCTGAAGCCCCTTGCCGACGGCTTCATCCGGCTGATCAAGATGATCATCGCGCCGATCGTCTTCTGCACGGTCGTTCACGGCTTGGCGTCCATGTCCGACCTCAAGAAGCTCGGCCGGGTCGGGGGCAAAACCCTGCTCTACTTTGAAGTCGTTTCCACGGTCGCACTCGTGATCGGCCTTGTCGTGGTCAATTTGCTGAAGCCCGGTGCGGGCTTCAATGTCGATGTTGCCGCGCTCGATCCGAAGATCGGTCAAAGCTACGCCGAGAAGGCGCAATCCCTTGGCACGGTGGAGTTCCTTCTCAACATCATCCCCACCAGTTTCTTCGATGCCTTCGTCAAGGGCGACCTGCTCCAGGTCCTCCTTCTCGCGATTCTCACCGCCTTCGCCCTGAAGACTCTCGGCAGCCGCGCGCCGCGTGTGATTCACGCCATCGAGACCGTCGGCCAGCTCTTCTTCGGAATCATGTCCATTGTGGTGAAAGTGGCTCCGGTCGGAGCCTTCGGCGCAATGGCCTTCACCGTGGGAACCTACGGCCTTGGGTCGCTCAACCGGCTCCTCGCGCTCATGGGCAGCTTCTACCTGACCGCCGCGCTTTTCGTGTGCATTGTCCTCGGTCTTATCGCGCGCTGCACCGGCTTTTCGATCTTCCGCTTCCTTGCCTACATCAAGGAGGAAATCCTGCTCGTCCTCGGCACCAGCTCGAGCGAAACGGCGCTTCCGGGGATGATGCGGAAAATGCAGCGCCTTGGCTGCGCCCCCGGCACCGTCGGCCTCGTGATTCCCACCGGCTACAGTTTCAATCTCGATGGCACGAACATCTACATGACCATGGCCGCGGTCTTCCTCGCGCAGGCGACGAATACCCCACTGGATCTCAAACAGCAGATCTCGCTGCTGCTCGTGGCAATGATCAGTTCCAAGGGCGCCAGCGGCGTCACCGGTGCGGGTTTCATCACCCTGGCCGCCACCCTCGCGGTCGTGCCGGGCATCCCCATTGCAAGTCTCGCTCTCCTCGTCGGCATCGACCGCTTCATGAGCGAGTGCCGGGCAATCACCAACCTCATCGGAAATGGCGTCGCGACGGTCGTCATAAGCCGCTGGGAGAAGGAGCTGACCGCCGGAGATCTGCGCGCTCGGCTCCTCGACTCCGGGCCAGAACCCGTCGCTGCGATAGCCTCAGGCGAAGACTTACCAGGGAACTGA
- a CDS encoding ThuA domain-containing protein: protein MKALVLSALLALPVFAGPDSTEPMNQKFADPKPAKTVRVLLVGSGSSHDFPTYFLGTDATTLKAAPLTDVAATPNYDEAMKLLPQADVLVFSGNHDQWGKEEFQKALNDFADKRKGIVMLHAATWDHTPWKGYNDRFIGGKTPNHGKGDFQVTVKDTKHPIMKGVPATFMIYDENYRFQPEKKTGMEILAENAPDQTKDPIPSVWTVRDKKTRIVCITLGHDDKAHDNPAFKTLLTNSVNWVAGR from the coding sequence ATGAAAGCCCTCGTTCTCTCCGCCCTTCTCGCCCTCCCGGTCTTCGCTGGCCCGGACTCGACCGAACCGATGAACCAGAAGTTCGCGGACCCGAAGCCTGCCAAGACCGTCCGCGTCCTGCTCGTCGGTTCCGGCAGCTCCCACGACTTCCCCACCTATTTCCTCGGCACCGACGCCACCACCCTGAAGGCGGCCCCCTTGACCGACGTCGCCGCCACTCCGAACTACGATGAAGCCATGAAACTGCTCCCTCAGGCGGACGTGCTCGTCTTCAGCGGCAACCACGACCAATGGGGCAAGGAAGAGTTCCAAAAGGCACTCAACGATTTCGCCGACAAGCGCAAGGGCATCGTCATGCTCCACGCCGCCACCTGGGACCACACCCCGTGGAAGGGCTACAACGACCGCTTCATCGGCGGCAAGACCCCGAACCACGGCAAGGGCGACTTCCAGGTGACCGTCAAGGACACCAAGCATCCCATCATGAAAGGCGTCCCCGCCACCTTCATGATCTATGACGAGAACTACCGCTTCCAGCCCGAGAAGAAGACCGGCATGGAAATCCTCGCCGAGAACGCCCCGGACCAAACCAAGGACCCCATCCCCAGCGTCTGGACCGTCCGCGATAAGAAGACCCGCATCGTCTGCATTACCCTCGGCCACGATGACAAGGCGCACGACAACCCCGCCTTCAAGACCCTCCTGACCAATTCCGTCAACTGGGTCGCAGGCCGCTGA
- a CDS encoding PVC-type heme-binding CxxCH protein: MFLRLLPLLLLVLVSSLHAAPLRVIVSSDNNQFSNAYLAALKSGGAQAIAVLTPDEAKLSKADVLLLHREKFEALPATSQTAITNFTKRGGGIVVVNGAVASGDAAWGKATFGGGWDDSSRKFMSKMMLYVVTNSHPIVKDSSPFDIDDDTLYDLDFENSIQVLASAFTPKGRDAKRGDGPKVPGRDVRASVYDLQPQIWTYEPSTHRAAAILQGAPANLAHASIRTFILRSVAWTGKHEPDELSAKADLATLRYPAGGPLRAADAVKQFKLQNGFVANVVAEEPLINKPIAIQWDGKGRLWVAETPEYPNGRRPTVAEPWKETGALTPVDPNRPAEDSISILEDTNGDGKMDKKTVFYKGLELVTGFCLSESGVIAVAQPHIVSLQDENGDGKADVVKPLYEGFAPGDTHFVANHFVAAPDGWIYASTGSDANVSSPILHKSMGRVTAGMFRFKADGSAIEQVASQGGNSFGGEVTSDMELFHGKATSGNPVQHVVLPEWVLARAPNTKASSFFAVNPGRTVQRTDMPDRPPTMQIDQVGRYSAGCSTAVYEGGAWPKEYDGKIFMSEPILDIIHVENLKPEGPSFKGENIIQNGEWLRSMDYWFSPIDVSFGPDGAMYILDFNTPVVIHNDTRGPQHSRSGASVRPDRDHYFGRIFRVQYQGAPKWPQLDMYRAKPAELVAAFKHPNKDVRFNAIRILLERAAEVGTSVEPQLTAMATSESFVPARIQALWALNRLNQLKEPVLKEALRASDDRVRKNAMLIAEASGIPLGGAEVTAGLNDKNERVRLATLRALGASPMTPEASAALLASGAKQNDEWSKAAAAAASARNPSSQLETVLTEAGSSQSEDAVQSMASTLASSGNQGQLISVLQAAEKSPNPKLVAVVLRELGKTPPAAPRNLQAALASLKALLASPDRGIAAGALSLAATWDKGGTLSKEITKAATELMEVARDAGQSDTVRADAVRALLPARGSNKFILTNITALLTPTASEAFAKDLISALSATGDPEAGRAIAEALATLPKPARDQAVTALTSRPEWAKLLLDAVEAKKVDPSTLDATQVSRLTAHPDAATAQRAKTLLGGAASQSKDQIIAKLVPLVEKPANIENGKLMFTAICSTCHQLDGQGHVFGPDLGGIGSHPVLELLTHIVNPNLIVDDEHRTWNITMKDGTQYSALIASENETRVQIRQPGGITVDLKTADIASRQKGENSLMPEGLEGMGADNLRDIIGYIRSVAKKP, encoded by the coding sequence ATGTTCCTCCGCCTGCTGCCCCTGCTTCTCCTCGTGCTCGTATCATCCCTGCACGCCGCTCCGCTGCGAGTGATCGTGTCGAGCGACAACAACCAGTTCTCGAACGCCTACCTCGCCGCGCTCAAGTCCGGTGGTGCCCAAGCCATCGCCGTCCTCACCCCGGACGAGGCGAAGCTTTCCAAAGCCGACGTGCTGCTGTTGCACCGCGAAAAGTTCGAGGCCCTGCCCGCCACTTCCCAGACGGCGATCACGAATTTCACCAAGCGCGGCGGCGGTATCGTCGTGGTCAACGGCGCCGTCGCATCCGGCGACGCAGCCTGGGGGAAGGCCACCTTCGGCGGCGGCTGGGATGACAGCAGCCGCAAGTTCATGAGCAAGATGATGCTCTACGTCGTCACGAACTCGCACCCGATCGTGAAGGACAGCTCCCCCTTCGATATCGACGACGACACCCTCTACGACCTGGACTTCGAGAATAGCATCCAGGTGCTCGCCTCCGCCTTCACGCCGAAAGGCCGCGATGCCAAGCGCGGCGACGGACCCAAGGTCCCCGGCCGCGACGTGCGAGCCTCCGTCTACGACCTCCAGCCACAGATCTGGACCTACGAGCCCTCCACCCACCGCGCTGCCGCTATTCTTCAAGGCGCGCCTGCCAACTTGGCTCACGCCAGCATCCGCACCTTCATCCTGCGCTCCGTCGCCTGGACCGGAAAGCACGAGCCCGACGAACTCAGCGCGAAGGCCGACCTCGCCACCCTCCGCTATCCCGCCGGTGGCCCCCTGCGCGCTGCCGATGCCGTCAAACAATTCAAACTACAGAACGGCTTCGTCGCGAATGTCGTGGCGGAAGAGCCCCTCATCAACAAGCCCATCGCCATCCAGTGGGACGGCAAGGGCCGCCTCTGGGTCGCCGAAACTCCCGAGTATCCGAACGGCCGCCGCCCCACGGTCGCCGAGCCTTGGAAGGAAACCGGTGCCCTGACTCCCGTCGATCCGAACCGCCCCGCCGAGGACAGCATCAGCATCCTCGAAGACACCAATGGCGACGGGAAGATGGACAAGAAGACCGTCTTCTACAAAGGCCTCGAACTCGTCACCGGCTTCTGCCTTTCGGAAAGTGGCGTTATTGCCGTCGCGCAGCCGCACATCGTCTCGCTTCAGGATGAAAACGGCGACGGCAAGGCCGACGTCGTGAAGCCCCTCTATGAAGGCTTCGCTCCCGGCGACACCCACTTCGTTGCGAATCACTTCGTCGCCGCCCCCGATGGCTGGATCTACGCCAGCACCGGCAGCGATGCCAACGTGTCGAGCCCGATCCTTCACAAGAGCATGGGCCGCGTCACCGCGGGCATGTTCCGCTTCAAGGCGGACGGCTCTGCCATCGAGCAAGTCGCATCCCAAGGCGGCAACTCCTTCGGTGGTGAAGTCACCAGCGACATGGAGCTCTTCCACGGCAAGGCCACCAGCGGAAACCCCGTCCAGCATGTGGTCCTGCCCGAGTGGGTGCTCGCACGCGCTCCTAACACCAAGGCATCCAGCTTCTTCGCCGTGAATCCCGGCCGCACGGTCCAGCGCACCGATATGCCCGATCGCCCGCCCACCATGCAGATCGACCAGGTCGGCCGCTACAGCGCCGGCTGCTCCACCGCCGTTTACGAAGGCGGCGCGTGGCCGAAGGAATACGACGGCAAGATCTTCATGTCCGAGCCCATCCTGGACATCATCCACGTCGAGAACCTCAAGCCCGAAGGCCCATCCTTCAAAGGTGAGAATATCATCCAGAACGGCGAATGGCTCCGCTCCATGGACTACTGGTTCTCCCCCATCGACGTCTCCTTCGGACCGGATGGCGCGATGTACATCCTCGATTTCAATACGCCCGTCGTCATTCACAATGACACCCGCGGCCCGCAACACAGCCGCTCCGGTGCCTCCGTCCGTCCCGACCGCGATCACTACTTCGGCCGCATCTTCCGCGTCCAATACCAGGGCGCACCGAAGTGGCCGCAGCTCGACATGTATCGTGCCAAGCCCGCCGAACTCGTCGCTGCATTCAAGCACCCAAACAAGGATGTTAGATTCAACGCGATCCGCATCCTCCTCGAGCGCGCCGCTGAAGTCGGCACCTCGGTCGAGCCTCAGTTGACCGCCATGGCGACCAGCGAATCCTTCGTGCCCGCCCGCATCCAGGCGCTGTGGGCGCTCAATCGCCTCAACCAGCTCAAGGAGCCCGTGCTCAAGGAAGCCCTCCGCGCCAGCGATGACCGCGTCCGCAAGAACGCCATGCTCATCGCCGAAGCCAGTGGCATCCCACTCGGCGGTGCCGAAGTGACCGCCGGCCTCAACGACAAGAATGAGCGCGTCCGCCTCGCCACCCTGCGCGCCCTCGGTGCCTCACCGATGACCCCGGAAGCCAGCGCCGCCCTGCTCGCCTCCGGTGCCAAGCAGAACGACGAATGGTCCAAGGCCGCTGCCGCCGCCGCCAGCGCGCGGAACCCATCCTCGCAGCTCGAAACCGTCCTGACCGAAGCGGGATCTTCCCAATCGGAAGACGCCGTCCAGTCGATGGCATCGACCCTCGCCTCCAGTGGCAATCAAGGTCAGCTCATCTCCGTCCTCCAGGCCGCCGAGAAATCCCCGAATCCGAAGCTCGTCGCCGTCGTGCTCCGCGAGCTCGGCAAGACGCCTCCAGCCGCCCCGCGCAACCTGCAAGCGGCACTGGCTTCGTTGAAGGCGCTGCTCGCCTCGCCTGATCGCGGGATCGCTGCCGGTGCCCTCTCGCTTGCCGCGACCTGGGACAAAGGCGGAACGCTCTCGAAGGAAATCACCAAGGCAGCCACCGAGCTGATGGAAGTCGCCCGCGATGCCGGCCAATCCGACACCGTCCGCGCTGATGCAGTGCGTGCGCTGTTGCCCGCCCGCGGCTCTAACAAGTTCATCCTCACCAATATCACCGCGCTGCTGACGCCAACCGCCTCGGAAGCCTTTGCCAAGGACCTGATCTCCGCCCTCTCCGCCACCGGCGACCCCGAAGCCGGCCGCGCAATCGCGGAGGCACTCGCAACGCTGCCAAAACCCGCCCGCGACCAAGCCGTCACCGCCCTCACCAGCCGTCCCGAGTGGGCGAAGCTGCTGCTCGATGCGGTGGAAGCGAAGAAGGTGGATCCATCCACCCTCGATGCCACGCAGGTTTCCCGCCTCACCGCTCACCCGGATGCCGCCACGGCACAACGCGCGAAGACCCTGCTCGGCGGCGCGGCTTCGCAGAGCAAGGACCAGATCATCGCCAAGCTGGTCCCACTCGTCGAAAAGCCCGCGAACATCGAAAACGGCAAGCTGATGTTCACCGCGATCTGCTCCACCTGCCACCAGTTGGACGGTCAGGGCCACGTCTTCGGCCCCGACCTCGGCGGCATCGGTTCCCATCCGGTCCTCGAGTTGCTCACCCACATCGTCAATCCAAACCTGATCGTCGATGACGAGCACCGCACCTGGAACATCACCATGAAGGACGGCACCCAGTACTCCGCCCTCATCGCCAGTGAAAATGAAACGCGCGTCCAGATCCGCCAGCCCGGTGGCATCACCGTCGACCTGAAGACCGCCGACATCGCCAGCCGCCAGAAGGGCGAAAACTCCCTCATGCCCGAAGGCCTCGAAGGCATGGGAGCCGACAACCTGCGCGACATCATCGGCTACATCCGCAGCGTCGCCAAGAAGCCCTGA
- a CDS encoding diflavin oxidoreductase yields the protein MLPEHAPFSPDQRRAVDLALAGLDASQRFWLAGFLSAAPVGSGAPVAAAAGSLKLTVLYGTESGNSEKLADLSAKEAKKRGFQTAVKNMSDISPADLAKVENLLVIVSTWGDGEPPESATSFYKEFMNGSAIHLPAVRFSVCALGDTAYEKFCQIGKDVDARLEALGATRISPRQDCDVEYEQPYHEWLDAALKSFGPAAPAPVTLAPTATHVAEEYGKKNPFPSELLEKVLLNGKGTTKETWHYELSLEGSGLTYEAGDALAVVPVNAPDIVEGILKASKLSGSETVEVKGVGQKVLADALREDFDITALSRAVLTKLQAISGSDKLAALLADDAKDQLKDYQWGRWIADAIADFASSGVGATELVSIFRKLPPRLYSIASSPLAHPGEVHLTVASVRYQAHGLPRKGVASTYLADLIEKGGKVPVYTHQNKNFRLPASADTPVIMVGPGTGVAPFRAFVEQRAATGKPGKNWLFFGDQRYTYDFLYQTEWQDHLKEGNLTKLDVAFSRDQPEKVYVQHRMLDRAKELYGWLQEGAHFYVCGDASRMASDVHEALIAVVEKEGGFSREVAEAYIEDLKKSKRYQRDVY from the coding sequence ATGCTTCCCGAGCACGCTCCCTTCTCTCCCGACCAACGCCGCGCCGTCGATCTGGCGCTGGCAGGACTCGATGCGTCCCAGCGCTTTTGGCTGGCTGGATTTCTCTCTGCCGCACCGGTGGGTTCTGGGGCTCCCGTGGCTGCGGCCGCGGGTTCGCTGAAGCTGACCGTGCTGTATGGTACTGAGTCCGGGAATTCCGAAAAGCTGGCAGATCTGTCAGCGAAGGAGGCGAAGAAGCGTGGTTTCCAGACTGCGGTGAAGAACATGTCGGACATTTCTCCGGCGGATCTCGCGAAGGTGGAGAACCTGCTGGTGATTGTCAGCACCTGGGGTGATGGCGAGCCGCCGGAAAGCGCGACCTCTTTCTACAAGGAGTTCATGAATGGCTCGGCGATCCATTTGCCTGCCGTGCGGTTCTCGGTGTGCGCGCTGGGGGATACGGCGTATGAGAAATTCTGCCAGATCGGCAAAGACGTCGACGCTCGCCTGGAGGCGCTTGGTGCGACCCGGATCTCGCCGCGTCAAGATTGCGACGTGGAGTATGAGCAACCGTATCACGAATGGCTGGATGCGGCGCTGAAGTCCTTCGGCCCGGCTGCTCCGGCTCCGGTGACCCTTGCCCCGACCGCGACCCATGTGGCCGAGGAATACGGTAAGAAGAACCCGTTCCCGTCCGAGCTTCTTGAGAAGGTCCTTCTTAACGGCAAGGGCACGACCAAGGAGACGTGGCACTATGAACTCTCTCTCGAAGGCTCTGGCCTGACCTACGAAGCTGGCGATGCGCTGGCTGTGGTGCCGGTGAATGCGCCGGATATCGTGGAAGGTATCCTCAAGGCATCGAAGCTTTCGGGCAGTGAGACCGTGGAAGTGAAGGGCGTGGGGCAGAAGGTTTTGGCCGATGCGCTGCGTGAGGACTTCGATATCACGGCGCTGTCGCGTGCGGTGCTGACCAAGCTTCAGGCGATCTCCGGTTCGGACAAGCTGGCTGCCTTGCTTGCCGATGACGCGAAGGATCAGCTCAAGGATTACCAATGGGGTCGCTGGATCGCTGACGCGATCGCCGACTTCGCTTCCAGTGGTGTCGGTGCCACGGAGCTGGTGAGCATTTTCCGCAAGCTGCCGCCGCGGCTTTACTCGATCGCTTCCAGCCCGCTGGCTCATCCGGGTGAGGTTCACCTGACGGTGGCTTCGGTGCGCTATCAGGCTCATGGTCTGCCTCGCAAGGGTGTGGCTTCGACCTATCTCGCTGACCTGATTGAGAAGGGCGGCAAGGTTCCGGTCTACACGCACCAGAACAAGAACTTCCGCCTGCCTGCATCGGCCGATACGCCAGTAATCATGGTGGGGCCGGGCACGGGGGTGGCTCCGTTCCGCGCCTTCGTCGAGCAACGCGCTGCGACTGGCAAGCCGGGCAAGAACTGGCTGTTCTTCGGCGACCAGCGCTACACGTATGACTTCCTCTATCAGACCGAGTGGCAGGATCACCTCAAGGAGGGGAACCTGACCAAGCTCGACGTCGCCTTCTCCCGCGACCAACCGGAGAAGGTCTATGTGCAGCATCGGATGCTGGACCGCGCGAAGGAGCTCTACGGTTGGCTCCAGGAAGGCGCGCACTTCTACGTCTGCGGCGATGCCTCGCGCATGGCCAGCGATGTCCACGAGGCCTTGATCGCCGTCGTCGAGAAAGAGGGTGGCTTCTCCCGCGAAGTCGCCGAGGCTTACATCGAGGACCTCAAGAAGTCCAAGCGCTACCAGCGCGACGTGTACTGA
- a CDS encoding NADPH-dependent assimilatory sulfite reductase hemoprotein subunit: MSEKKLSANEGIKTRSNYLRGTIQEGLADQSTGSMSEDDQQLLKFHGTYQQDDRDTRNDRRKHRLEKAYSFMIRIRVPGGVATPHQWIETDRLATQFANGTIKLTTRQAFQFHGIIKTNLKRTIKEINQAAMDTVAACGDVNRNVMCNPNPYLSSVHADVLKAAQDISAHLTPATRAYHEIWLDGEKIETSEQEEQEPIYGKTYLPRKFKITIAVPPSNDVDIFANCLSFIAIVENDKVVGYNVAVGGGMGSTHGNEATYPRIADVIGYCTAEQVVDVAEKVVLVQRDFGDRTDRKHSRFKYTVDDHGPEWILAKLNEYLGYELGPVRDYKFTDNGDRFGWVEDEKGNFHYTLFVEGGRVLDTPAYPMRTGLLEIAKIHDGDFRLTANQNLMIANISAKKRSEIEALLEKYGMHHSHERSALRLASIACVALPTCGLALAEAERYLPEVVTELEEELENAGLRHDSITIRMTGCPNGCGRPFISEIGFVGRGPDRYNLYLGGGHAGQRLSKLYRQDIHANEIRGLLAPIFQRYAKEREKGEHFGDFVIRAGIVAETKQGGDFHKNIKEEALKN; this comes from the coding sequence ATGAGCGAAAAGAAACTCTCCGCCAACGAAGGCATCAAGACGCGCTCGAACTACCTGCGCGGCACCATTCAGGAAGGTCTCGCCGACCAGTCCACCGGCTCGATGTCGGAGGATGACCAGCAGTTGCTGAAGTTCCACGGCACCTATCAGCAGGACGATCGCGACACCCGTAATGACCGTCGCAAGCACCGCCTTGAGAAGGCCTACTCCTTCATGATCCGCATCCGCGTGCCGGGTGGCGTGGCCACCCCGCACCAGTGGATCGAGACGGACCGCCTCGCGACGCAGTTTGCCAATGGCACGATCAAGCTGACGACGCGCCAAGCCTTCCAGTTCCACGGCATCATCAAGACGAACCTGAAGCGCACGATCAAGGAGATCAACCAGGCGGCGATGGATACCGTCGCGGCTTGCGGCGACGTGAACCGCAACGTGATGTGCAATCCGAATCCGTATCTCTCGTCGGTGCATGCCGATGTGCTGAAGGCGGCACAGGACATTTCCGCACACCTCACGCCGGCGACCCGTGCCTATCACGAGATCTGGCTGGATGGTGAGAAGATCGAAACCTCCGAGCAGGAAGAACAGGAGCCGATCTACGGCAAGACCTACCTGCCGCGGAAGTTCAAGATCACCATCGCCGTGCCGCCAAGCAACGACGTGGACATCTTCGCGAACTGCCTTTCGTTCATCGCGATCGTCGAGAACGACAAGGTCGTCGGCTACAATGTCGCCGTTGGTGGTGGCATGGGTTCGACCCACGGCAACGAGGCTACTTATCCGCGCATTGCCGACGTGATCGGCTACTGCACGGCGGAGCAGGTCGTGGACGTGGCCGAGAAGGTGGTGCTGGTGCAGCGCGACTTCGGCGATCGCACGGATCGCAAGCACTCGCGCTTCAAGTACACCGTGGATGACCACGGCCCGGAGTGGATCCTTGCCAAGCTCAACGAGTATCTCGGCTACGAACTCGGTCCGGTGCGTGATTACAAGTTCACGGACAATGGCGACCGCTTCGGCTGGGTCGAAGACGAGAAGGGGAACTTCCACTACACGCTCTTCGTCGAAGGTGGCCGTGTGCTCGACACGCCGGCTTACCCGATGCGCACCGGTTTGCTGGAGATCGCAAAGATCCATGACGGCGACTTCCGCCTGACTGCGAACCAGAACCTGATGATCGCGAATATTTCCGCCAAGAAGCGCTCCGAGATCGAGGCGCTGCTGGAGAAGTATGGCATGCATCATAGCCACGAGCGCAGTGCGCTGCGCCTCGCCTCGATCGCTTGCGTCGCCCTGCCGACTTGCGGCCTGGCGCTCGCGGAAGCCGAGCGCTATCTGCCGGAAGTGGTGACCGAACTGGAAGAGGAACTGGAAAATGCCGGCCTCCGCCACGACTCGATCACGATCCGCATGACGGGTTGCCCGAACGGTTGCGGCCGTCCGTTCATCTCCGAGATCGGCTTCGTCGGTCGCGGACCGGATCGCTACAATCTCTACCTCGGTGGTGGTCACGCTGGCCAGCGGCTCAGCAAGCTCTATCGCCAGGACATCCATGCGAACGAGATCCGCGGCCTGCTGGCTCCGATCTTCCAGCGCTACGCGAAGGAGCGGGAAAAGGGCGAGCACTTCGGTGACTTCGTCATCCGCGCCGGCATCGTTGCAGAGACCAAGCAGGGCGGCGACTTCCACAAGAACATCAAGGAAGAGGCGCTCAAGAACTGA
- a CDS encoding phosphoadenylyl-sulfate reductase — MSTITRIATPSEAETLSEELARLKAGDRLKLLHERYGKRLVASTSFGLQAAVMLKLIADNAPEIPVVFIDTNYHFPETYRYADELTKLLGTDLRVYQPTHSAARMEALYGKLWEQGKEGMDKYGIFTKVEPMDRALKELGADVWISGVRRSHSSTRAERAFAEQQKKTLKVYPILDWADAQVSVFMHQNNLPRHPLEAEGYVTMGDWHSTVPAVDGLSAEETRFNGEKYECGLHLDSGNSDFQI; from the coding sequence ATGTCCACTATCACTCGCATCGCCACTCCTTCCGAAGCCGAGACGCTTTCGGAAGAACTCGCCCGCCTGAAGGCTGGCGACCGGCTCAAGCTTTTGCACGAGCGCTACGGCAAGCGGCTGGTCGCCTCGACCAGCTTCGGCTTGCAGGCGGCGGTCATGCTCAAGCTCATCGCTGACAACGCGCCGGAGATCCCGGTCGTGTTCATCGATACCAATTACCACTTCCCGGAGACCTATCGCTATGCCGACGAGCTGACCAAGCTGCTCGGCACCGACCTCCGCGTCTATCAGCCGACCCACTCCGCCGCCCGCATGGAGGCCCTTTACGGGAAGCTGTGGGAGCAGGGGAAGGAAGGCATGGATAAGTACGGCATCTTCACCAAGGTGGAGCCGATGGACCGTGCGCTGAAGGAACTCGGCGCCGATGTCTGGATCAGTGGTGTTCGCCGCAGCCACTCGAGCACCCGTGCCGAGCGTGCCTTCGCCGAGCAGCAGAAGAAGACGCTGAAGGTGTATCCGATCCTCGATTGGGCGGATGCGCAGGTTTCGGTCTTCATGCACCAGAACAATCTGCCGCGTCATCCGCTGGAGGCGGAAGGCTATGTCACCATGGGTGACTGGCATAGCACAGTGCCAGCTGTCGACGGGCTCTCGGCTGAAGAGACCCGCTTCAACGGCGAGAAATACGAGTGCGGTCTCCACCTGGACTCCGGCAACTCGGATTTCCAGATCTAA
- a CDS encoding cupin domain-containing protein has product MASSLQVLHVREGEGADKARLGPYEIETLIPVADEGAATAYRVRIEPNQRTATSYHKLAEELYLVLAGSGVAVLDGVEYTLRAGDFLRLPPGTTHAFITGDEVLVMLDVHTPGSRPDRDVYFVGETPQGFSVPSLVT; this is encoded by the coding sequence ATGGCATCGTCACTCCAAGTGCTGCATGTCAGGGAGGGTGAGGGCGCTGATAAGGCGCGTCTCGGTCCGTATGAGATCGAGACACTGATCCCGGTCGCCGACGAAGGTGCGGCGACCGCCTATCGGGTCCGCATCGAACCGAACCAACGCACGGCCACCAGCTATCACAAGTTGGCGGAGGAGTTGTATCTGGTCCTGGCCGGGAGCGGGGTCGCGGTGCTGGATGGCGTGGAATACACGCTTCGCGCCGGTGATTTCCTGCGCCTGCCACCCGGGACCACTCACGCCTTTATCACCGGTGACGAGGTCCTCGTCATGCTGGACGTTCACACCCCGGGATCGCGGCCCGACCGGGACGTCTACTTCGTCGGGGAGACTCCGCAGGGTTTCTCGGTGCCGTCTTTGGTGACGTAA